CTTCGGCGTGGAGGAGTTCGAGGTCTACCTTGCCCGGCGCGGCATGTTGCAGCCGGAGACGACGGAGCCCCTGTCCCTGTGCGTGGGCCAGGACGTCGTGCGCCGCTTCAACGCCCGTGAGCAGAAGTTCCTCATCGGCAAGGCGGTGCTGGGCCTGCTCAACAAGACGGCCGTCCTCTCCAAGCTGTCCCAGGGCGAGACGGTGGACCTGTTCGGCAACGCCATCCGCGTCCACGAGCAGCAGTTCAACGGCCTGGGCCGGCGCAACGACGAGATGACGAAGCAGCTCAAGAAGGCCTTCAGCCGCAAGGCGATGAAGGCCTCGGAAGGCCCCGCGCAGACGCTGTCCACGCAGTCGAAGATCGACGTCGCGGCGGTGGTGGACGCGCTCGGCTTCTCCGCGGACCGCGCGGGCCTGCTCGTCTGCGGCGACCCGTCCGTGGGCCTCACCATGGTGCTGCGCGAGGATCCGAACATCGTGGCCAACCGCCAGGATGGCAGCACCGACGGCATCCTCCAGGCGGTGCGCGAGCGCGCGGACCTGAAGGCCCTGTTGTCGTGGCTGCTGACGGACGACTTCTTCCGCCTGCGTCAGCGCATCGGCCTGTCGCTGTAGGTGTCCGCGTTACTCCCGGCGGACCAGTGCGTCCGCCGGGAACCCCGCGAGCAGCCGGCCCACGGCGTCGTCCACGTGGGCCCGCTCCGGGGCCTCCACCGTGACCTTCACGCGGTAGTCCATGGCCGCGTCGAAGACCGGATAGGAGCCGATGGCCACGTGGGGCATGTCCAGCGCCACGCGGTCCAGCACGGCGGCCAGGGCGCTCTCGCCCAGGTTGAAGTACAGGCTGACCAGGTGCACCGGCGTGCCGCTCAGCCGTGAGAGCACCGTCTCCAGTTGCAGCCGGAAGAGCTGCGGCACCCCCGGCAGCAGGAACATGTCCCCCACCGTCAGCACGGGGAACCACATGCCCGGCTGGGCCAGGAGCACGGCGCCCTCGGGTGCGTCCGCCAGGCGCAGGGACTCCGGCGTCACCGGCGACGTGCCCGCGCGGGCCTGGATGGCCGACACCATCTCCGGCAGGCGCACCACGGGCCGGCCCAGCGCGAGCGCCACCGCGCGCACCGTGACGTCGTCGTGGGTGGGGCCAATGCCTCCGCTGGTGAAGACGTAGCGGGCCTTGCGCCGGGCGCGGGACACCGCGTCCACGATGGCGTCCACGTCGTCCAGGATGGTCTCCACCGAGACGAGCGGGATGCCCAGCTCCCGCAGCCGCTGGATGAGGTGGGGGCCGTTCTCGTCCTTCACCTTCGCGGTGAGGACCTCGTTGCCAATGATGATCGCCGCCGCGCCGGTCCGCTCCATGGAGCCGAGGATTCTACTCCAACGGACCCCGGGGGTGGACTCGCGCATTGCGCTGGCGCGGACCTGTCCTGTCCTGGAGTCAGCACGAGGGGACGGACATCCTTCGCGCATGGACTCCACCGAGACCCGGGACGCGATCCGCGCGTCCGTGCGTGCCCTCTGCAACCGCTTCCCTCCGAAGTACTGGCGCACCCTCGACGCGGAGCGTGAATACCCTCACGACTTCGTCAAGGCCCTTACGGAGGCCGGGCTGCTGGCCGCGCTCATCCCGGCGGAGTACGGCGGCGCGGGGCTGGGCCTGCGCGAAGCGGCGGTCGTGCTGGGGGAGATCAACCACTTCGGCGGGAATGCATCCGCGTGTCATGCGCAGATGTATGTGATGAACGTGCTCCTGCGGCACGGCTCCGCGGAGCAGAAGCAGCGGTATCTGCCGGAGATCGCCGCGGGCCGGCTGCGGCTCCAGGCGTTCGCGGTGACGGAGCCGAACTCGGGCTCGGACACCACCGCCATCGAGACGACGGCGGTCCGGCGCGGTGACCGCTACGTCGTGAACGGACAGAAGATCTTCATCTCGCGCGTGCTCCAGTCCGACCTGATGCTCCTGCTCGCTCGGACGACGCCCCGCGCGGAGGTGCGCAAGAAGACGGACGGGATGAGCGTGTTCCTGCTCGACCTGCGGAAGACGCAGGGGCTGGAGGTCCGGCCCATCCGGACCATGCTCAACCATGCGACGAACGCGCTGTTCCTCGAGAACGTCGAAGTGCCCGTCGAGGGGCTGATCGGCGAAGAGGGCAAGGGCTTCTCGTACATCCTGGATGGCATGAACGCGGAGCGGGTGCTCGTCGCTTCTGAGGCCATCGGGGATGGCCGCTGGTTCATCGAGAAGGCCGTCACGTATGCGCAAGAGCGCGTCGTGTTCGGCAAGCCCATCGGGGCCAATCAGGGTGTGCAGTTCCCCATCGCGAAGGCGCACACGGCGCTCACGGCCGCGTCCCTGCTGACGGAGCAGGCCGCGACGCTCTTCGACAGCCACCAGCCCTGCGGAGCCGAAGCGAACATGGCGAAGTACCTGGCCGCGGAAGCCGCCTGGGAGGCCGCCAATGCCTGCATGGACACCTACGGCGGCTACGGCTTCGCCGAGGAGTACGACGTGGAGCGCAAGTTCCGCGAGGTGCGCCTGTTCATCAACGCCCCCGTGAGCCGGAACATGGCCCTGTCGTACATCAGCCAGCACGTCCTGGGGCTGCCCCGCTCGTTCACGTAGCGCCGGGTTCACGCATGTGGACCACGACCTTGCCGATGGCGCGGCGCTCCGCGAGGGTGCGCAGGCCGTCGGCGGTCCGCTCCAGGGGCAACCGGGAGGTGATGCGCGGGAGGATGCGGCCCTGCGCGTACCAGGCGAAGAGCTGCTCCATGGTTTCGCGGAGCGCCGCCGGGTCGTGGTAGCGGAAGTAGCGCAACGACGACCCCAGCACCGCGCGGTGCTTCACGAGTAGCCGGTGCGCGGGAATGCTCGGGGCCTGTCCCGCCGCGAAGCCCACGAGGACATAGCGGCCTCCCCACCCCAGCGTCGAGAGCGCCGGGCCGAAGAGCGGGCCCCCGACCGGATCGAAGCAGACGCTCACACCAGAGGCTCCCGAGGCGGCGAGGACCTGCTCCTTCCAGTCTCCGTCAGTGTGGCGGATGACGTGGTCCGCGCCCGCTTCACGCGCGATGGCGAGCTTGTCCGGCGTGCTCGCGACCGCGATGACGGTGGCCCCCAGGGCCTTGCCCAGCTGCACGGCCGCGAGCCCCACGCCCCCACTGGCCCCCAGCACGAGGAGCACCTCTGAGGGCTTCAGGTGGGCGACGCGGATCAGCGCCAGGGCGGTGCTCACGTAGGCGCTGGTCAGCGCGGCGGCGAGGTCGAAGGAGACGCCTGCCGGCAGCAGGAAGGTCTCCCTCACGGAAGCCACAGCCTGCTCGGCATAGCCTCCGTGCCACAGGATGGCCACGACGCGGTCTCCGGGCTGGAAGCCCGAGCCTTCGGGTGCGCTGGCGATGGTGCCTGCTGCCTCCAGGCCTGGGACAAAGGGCAGCGCGGGCCGGGTCTGATAGGTCCCTCCGATC
This DNA window, taken from Corallococcus coralloides DSM 2259, encodes the following:
- a CDS encoding competence/damage-inducible protein A, whose product is MERTGAAAIIIGNEVLTAKVKDENGPHLIQRLRELGIPLVSVETILDDVDAIVDAVSRARRKARYVFTSGGIGPTHDDVTVRAVALALGRPVVRLPEMVSAIQARAGTSPVTPESLRLADAPEGAVLLAQPGMWFPVLTVGDMFLLPGVPQLFRLQLETVLSRLSGTPVHLVSLYFNLGESALAAVLDRVALDMPHVAIGSYPVFDAAMDYRVKVTVEAPERAHVDDAVGRLLAGFPADALVRRE
- a CDS encoding acyl-CoA dehydrogenase family protein translates to MDSTETRDAIRASVRALCNRFPPKYWRTLDAEREYPHDFVKALTEAGLLAALIPAEYGGAGLGLREAAVVLGEINHFGGNASACHAQMYVMNVLLRHGSAEQKQRYLPEIAAGRLRLQAFAVTEPNSGSDTTAIETTAVRRGDRYVVNGQKIFISRVLQSDLMLLLARTTPRAEVRKKTDGMSVFLLDLRKTQGLEVRPIRTMLNHATNALFLENVEVPVEGLIGEEGKGFSYILDGMNAERVLVASEAIGDGRWFIEKAVTYAQERVVFGKPIGANQGVQFPIAKAHTALTAASLLTEQAATLFDSHQPCGAEANMAKYLAAEAAWEAANACMDTYGGYGFAEEYDVERKFREVRLFINAPVSRNMALSYISQHVLGLPRSFT
- a CDS encoding NADPH:quinone oxidoreductase family protein, translating into MRAIVCGTWGGPEQLTLAEVPEPVPKPDEVMIDVHACSVNFADLLMIGGTYQTRPALPFVPGLEAAGTIASAPEGSGFQPGDRVVAILWHGGYAEQAVASVRETFLLPAGVSFDLAAALTSAYVSTALALIRVAHLKPSEVLLVLGASGGVGLAAVQLGKALGATVIAVASTPDKLAIAREAGADHVIRHTDGDWKEQVLAASGASGVSVCFDPVGGPLFGPALSTLGWGGRYVLVGFAAGQAPSIPAHRLLVKHRAVLGSSLRYFRYHDPAALRETMEQLFAWYAQGRILPRITSRLPLERTADGLRTLAERRAIGKVVVHMREPGAT